GTCGCCCGGGCCACGTCCCGGCTCGGGTCGCGACGGCCCGGCGGGCACGAGGTGGTCGCCGACGTCGTCCCTGGCGCTGCGGCGCACGTGCTGGTGCAGCACTCCCGCACCGCCGACCTGGTGGTCGTGGGCCGGCGAGGGCTCGGGGCGGTCGACCGCGTGCTCGCAGGGTCGGTGTCGTCCGCGGTGGCGGCGATGGCGCACGGCAGAGTCGCCGTGGTGCCGGCGTCGGCGGTGGGTACCACCCCCCGCCGCGTCGTCGTCGGCGTGGACGTGGAGGACCCCGGTCCTGAGCTGGAGGCGGCCTTCGACGAGGCGGCACAGCTCGGGGCCGGGGTCGAGGTGGTGCACGCCGTCGACCCGGACCTGCTGGGCGAGACGCTCGCCGCGTACGAGGGATGGGGGGACGCGTGGCGGGCGCAGGCCGACGGCGCCGTGCGTGCGGGCGTCGCCCGGTGGTCCGAGCGGTACCCGCGGGTGCGGGTGACCACGCGGGTCGAGGACGGGCGGCCGGCCGACGTGCTGCTGCGGGCGCTGCGCCCGGACGACCTCGTCGTCGTGGGCGGGCGGTCGCACCGGCGTGTGGTCGGCAGGCTGCTGCGGTCCGTGCCGGACCGGTTGCTGCGGTCGGCGCCGTGCGCGGTGCTGATCGTGCACCCGGCGTAGCCCGCGCGGGCTACAGGGCCAGGCGCCGCTTCTCCCAGCCGACCCCGAGCGTGTGCAGGACGGCCTCGCGGTCGCGGTGCGTCGCGTCGGTGAACGCGCGCAGCGACACCACGGATGCCGTCAGCATCGTCGTCAGGACGTTGCGGGCGAGCTGCGGGTCCGCCGTGGCCTCGTCCAGGAGCTCCTGGACGATGCGGGAGTGGATCCCCGGCCCGTCCGGCTCGGAGCAGGCCGTGAGCAGCGCGATCGTGAGCGAGCCTGCGTCGATGTCGTCCATGGTGACCCCCCGTCCCTGGGGTCCAGAGTTACCCCACGCGGCGTCAGTACGCATGTGCACACGCACGTGACCACCTGGTCGTCGGGTGTGCCCGGCACGGGTCAGTCGTGCAGGATCCGCTGGAACAGCAGGTGGTCCTGCCAGCGGCCGGCGATGCGCAGGTACCGCTCGGCGAGCCCGTACCGCACGAACCCGTGGTGCCTCAGCACGGCCTGCGAGGCGGTGTTGTGCAGCAGGGTCGACGCGGCGAGCCGGTGCAGCCCCAGCTCGTCCCGCGCGACGGTGACGGCGACGCCGACCGCCGCCGTCATCAGGCCCTGCCCGGTCCGTGCACCGTCGACCCAGTACCCCAGGTCGGCCGAGTGGAACGCCCCGCGCACCACGTTCGCGATGTTCAGCCGCCCGACGACGTCGCCGTCGTCGGCCACGAGGAGCAGCGGCCAGAAGCGGCCGGCGGCGTGGTCGGCGAGCTGCACCGCCAGGTTCTGCTCCTGCCAGGCGGCGGTGAAGAACTCGGGCGGCCGCTCCGGGTCCCAGGGGGCGAGGTGCTCGCGGTTGCGCTCGTAGGCGGCGGCCATCGCGCGTCCGTCGCCCGGGCGCGCGAGGCGCAGGACGACGTCGTCGGCGAGACGGGCGGGAAGGACCGGGGGGCGAGCCAGGTCGTCGGTGTCGCGTGACGTCGCGTCGCTGCCCGACGGCGTCGGCGTCACTCGCCGCCCTCGCTCGCGAGGCGCGGTTCGCGGCGCTTGCCGGGACGGTTGCCCGCCTTGTCGGCGTAGAACGCGCGGATCGCGTCCATGTCGGCGCCGACGTCGCCCGTGAGCTCGAGGGTGGGGCCGACGCCCAGCGTCATCGTGGTCCGGTCCACGAAGCCGAGCGTGACGGGCAGGTGCGCGTCGCGCGCGATGCGGTAGAAGCCGCTCTTCCAGGGGCCCGACGCCGACCGGGTGCCGTCGGGAGTGATGATCAGGTGGAAGACGCGGCCCGCGGCCACCTCGGCGAGCACGTGCTCGATGACGCCGTACGGGTTCTTCCGGTCGACGGCGATGCCGCCCAGCCGCCGCATGAGCGGCCCCTTCCACCCGGTGAACAGGGTGTGCTTGCCCAGCCAGCGGATCGGGGCGTCGTTCCGCCAGGCGAGCGCCAGCATGTGCACGAAGTCCCAGTTGGACGTGTGCGGGGCACCGAGGATGATGCCCGGCTCGTGCGGGAACGTCTCGTCCACGGGGGTCCAGCGGCTCAACCGCCAGAACGTGGCGGCAACGGCGCGGGGGAGCGAAGGTCGGGGCACCGTCCCACGCTACCGGTCACGCACGGTCGAGAGCTGCTCGCCTGCTCCCGCCGCCGCCCTCTACGCTCGCGGGCGTGAGCACACCGTGGCAGACCGCCGAGGCCCCCACCCCGACCCGTGGGCGCGCAGGAGCACCGACGCGCCGACGCCCCTGACCGCGCTGTGAGGACGCCGCGCACGCGGAACGTCGTCGAGTGGTGGGACCGCCGGCAGGTCCCGCTCTACCTCGTCGCGATCGGGGTCGGAGCGGTGCTCGGCCTCGGCGCCCCGCAGGCCGCCCCGGTGCTCACGCCGTCGATCACCCCGGTCCTGGCGCTGCTGCTCTTCGCGACGTTCCTCGGCGTGCCGCTGGTCGAGGTCGGCCGGGCCGTCCGTGACCTCCGCTTCCTCGGGACGGTCCTCGTCGCCAACTTCGTCGTCGTACCGGTGATCGTCTTCGGGCTGTCCCGCCTCGTGGCCGACGACCGCGGACTGCTGATCGGCGTCCTGCTCGTGCTGCTGACCCCGTGCGTCGACTACGTCATCGTCTTCACGGGGCTCGCCGGCGGGGCGCGCGCACGCCTGCTCGCCGCCGCACCGCTGCTCATGCTCGTCCAGGTGCTCCTGCTGCCCGGCTACCTCCTGCTGTTCGCAGGTCGAGCGGCGCTGTCCGTGGTCGAGATCAGGCCGTTCGTCGAGGCGTTCGTCGTCCTGATCGTCCTGCCGCTCGTCGCGTCGGCCGCCGTCCAGGCGCTGGGTCGCCGCAGGCGGGCCGGGCGGGTCGTCGAGCACGTCATGGCCGCCGCGATGGTGCCGCTCATGATGGCCACCCTCGCGGTCGTCGTCGGCTCGCAGCTCGCCGCCGTCGGAGGCCAGGTCGCCGCGCTCGCGCGCGTCGTCCCCGTGTATGTCGCGTTCGCCGTGGTCGCCGTCGTCGTCGGGCGGATCGCCGGGCGCGTCGCGCGCCTCGACGTCCCCGCCACCCGCGCCGTCGTCTTCTCCACGACGACGCGCAACTCGCTGGTCGTCCTCCCGCTCGCCCTCGCCCTCCCCGCGCCGCTCGCGATCGCCCCGCTGGCCGTCGTGACGCAGACCCTCGTCGAGCTCGTCGCCATGGTCGTCCTCGTGCGGCTCGTCCCGCGCCTGGTGCGGTAAGCCCCCGCGCAGGGCCCCGGCTCGGTCGTCGGGCGGTCTGACGCGAGGTCTGGTCCAACGGCCGGATGGTCGACGCCACCAGCACCACCGCGCCGAACGCCTGGTGGCGTCACCTCCACCTCATGCTCGACGCCTACCGCGCCGAGCGGGCCCACCCGATCCCCGACCGCCGATGACCGACCAGCAGCTCTACGACGCCATGGTTCGGCTGAGAACGTGTCCGTGAGCTGGGTCTCCTGATCGCAGTCAGACCAGGACGATCGGCCCCGGGTACCTGCTGACCGTCTCGTCGTGGGTCACGAGCGTGATCGACTCGGCCGTCGCCTGGGCGACCAGGATCCGGTCGAACGGGTCCGAGTGGATCGCCGGGAGGGCGGCGACGCGAGCTGCGTGGTCGCCCGTGACCGGCAGCTCCTCCAGGCCGGCCGCGATGGCGGTCGACCTCAGGGCGAACGGGTCCTTCGTGAAGTCGCTCCGGTCGAGCCCGGCCTTGATCGCCACCTCCCAGATCGACGCCGCCGAGAACACGATCTGCGCCGCAGGATCGGCGAGCAGCTCGCGGCCACGCGCCGGCAGGCGCGGGTCGTCGTCGGCGAGCCACAGCAGGATGTGGGTGTCGATCAGCAGTCTCACGTCGAGGTGCCCTCGAAGAGGTCGCGGATCTCCTCGGCGTGCATGGTGTCGAAGTCCTCGGGGGCAGGCGTGCCGTGGCCGCGCATGAACCCGAACCGCAGGTCGACCTCGGCCGGCGTCGCGTAGCTGATGTCCCTGGTGAG
The Xylanimonas cellulosilytica DSM 15894 DNA segment above includes these coding regions:
- a CDS encoding 1-acyl-sn-glycerol-3-phosphate acyltransferase is translated as MPRPSLPRAVAATFWRLSRWTPVDETFPHEPGIILGAPHTSNWDFVHMLALAWRNDAPIRWLGKHTLFTGWKGPLMRRLGGIAVDRKNPYGVIEHVLAEVAAGRVFHLIITPDGTRSASGPWKSGFYRIARDAHLPVTLGFVDRTTMTLGVGPTLELTGDVGADMDAIRAFYADKAGNRPGKRREPRLASEGGE
- a CDS encoding bile acid:sodium symporter; protein product: MRTPRTRNVVEWWDRRQVPLYLVAIGVGAVLGLGAPQAAPVLTPSITPVLALLLFATFLGVPLVEVGRAVRDLRFLGTVLVANFVVVPVIVFGLSRLVADDRGLLIGVLLVLLTPCVDYVIVFTGLAGGARARLLAAAPLLMLVQVLLLPGYLLLFAGRAALSVVEIRPFVEAFVVLIVLPLVASAAVQALGRRRRAGRVVEHVMAAAMVPLMMATLAVVVGSQLAAVGGQVAALARVVPVYVAFAVVAVVVGRIAGRVARLDVPATRAVVFSTTTRNSLVVLPLALALPAPLAIAPLAVVTQTLVELVAMVVLVRLVPRLVR
- a CDS encoding GNAT family N-acetyltransferase produces the protein MTPTPSGSDATSRDTDDLARPPVLPARLADDVVLRLARPGDGRAMAAAYERNREHLAPWDPERPPEFFTAAWQEQNLAVQLADHAAGRFWPLLLVADDGDVVGRLNIANVVRGAFHSADLGYWVDGARTGQGLMTAAVGVAVTVARDELGLHRLAASTLLHNTASQAVLRHHGFVRYGLAERYLRIAGRWQDHLLFQRILHD
- a CDS encoding type II toxin-antitoxin system Phd/YefM family antitoxin — translated: METINVHDAKTHLSRLLARVEAGETLSIGRGGKHVAYLTRDISYATPAEVDLRFGFMRGHGTPAPEDFDTMHAEEIRDLFEGTST
- a CDS encoding type II toxin-antitoxin system VapC family toxin, producing MRLLIDTHILLWLADDDPRLPARGRELLADPAAQIVFSAASIWEVAIKAGLDRSDFTKDPFALRSTAIAAGLEELPVTGDHAARVAALPAIHSDPFDRILVAQATAESITLVTHDETVSRYPGPIVLV
- a CDS encoding universal stress protein is translated as MVTWRQGVVVGVDGSEEGYRALDWAAAAADRHAAPLTVVGAYAVALVAVPVGGVLDAATLHDGARHVVARATSRLGSRRPGGHEVVADVVPGAAAHVLVQHSRTADLVVVGRRGLGAVDRVLAGSVSSAVAAMAHGRVAVVPASAVGTTPRRVVVGVDVEDPGPELEAAFDEAAQLGAGVEVVHAVDPDLLGETLAAYEGWGDAWRAQADGAVRAGVARWSERYPRVRVTTRVEDGRPADVLLRALRPDDLVVVGGRSHRRVVGRLLRSVPDRLLRSAPCAVLIVHPA